Proteins co-encoded in one Dyella humicola genomic window:
- a CDS encoding GNAT family N-acetyltransferase: MPTALEIRIDDLHGPEIAALLHEHLRDMALHSPPESIHALDLDALRRPEITFWTVWHNRELLGCGAIKQLDAAHGEIKSMRTSMHHRRKGVAAAMLRHILGEAQRRGYQRLSLETGAPVAFAPARELYARFGFEPCGPFDDYVEDPYSVFMTKNL; encoded by the coding sequence ATGCCCACGGCCTTGGAAATTCGCATCGATGATCTGCACGGGCCCGAGATCGCCGCTCTCTTGCACGAGCATTTGCGGGACATGGCGCTCCACTCACCACCGGAAAGTATTCACGCACTCGATCTCGACGCTTTGCGGCGACCGGAAATCACGTTCTGGACGGTGTGGCATAACCGTGAGCTTTTGGGGTGTGGTGCGATCAAGCAGCTGGATGCGGCGCATGGCGAGATCAAGTCGATGCGTACGTCGATGCATCACAGGCGCAAGGGCGTGGCGGCGGCCATGTTGCGACACATCCTCGGAGAGGCGCAGCGACGCGGCTACCAGCGTCTGAGTCTGGAAACGGGAGCACCGGTGGCATTCGCGCCGGCGCGTGAGCTATATGCACGGTTCGGCTTTGAGCCATGCGGCCCGTTCGACGATTATGTTGAGGATCCCTATAGCGTCTTCATGACGAAGAACCTCTGA
- the murL gene encoding UDP-N-acetyl-alpha-D-muramoyl-L-alanyl-L-glutamate epimerase has translation MTTNIQPRLTQVFRFVRCSYADGVAELVYAFDHGEELIERVRFPQAPALPASHQPAFDAALRMLHLIAGVSYYKAGVPPRIEVADSPLDDATADLLDALYLHGLAEFAYRNGLDLRGRIAFPRGGAAQPAAKALSLPQRTLVPIGGGKDSLVAVEAIKSIGGQAAAVWVGNSPLIAACAERTGLPTLNIQRELAPGLFELNRLGAWNGHIPVTAVNSAILAVAAILYGYDSIAFANERSASAATLEYEGQQVNHQWSKGYVFEQLLGDWLHQHVAADLTYCSLLRPYSELAVTRAFAKLTPYFDVFSSCNRNFKLLGPKPADRWCGQCPKCHFVFLALAPFLAKPRLLSIFGRNLLDDDNLAAGFDALLEYQDHKPFECVGEGAEARAAMYALSQRPEWQEDALVDRFRSEILPQLDVSELALEPWLQPSGEHRIPARLLPALAIFA, from the coding sequence GTGACAACCAACATCCAACCCCGCCTGACCCAGGTATTCCGCTTCGTGCGCTGCAGCTACGCCGACGGCGTGGCCGAGCTGGTGTATGCCTTTGACCATGGCGAGGAGCTGATCGAGCGCGTGCGCTTCCCCCAGGCGCCGGCCTTGCCGGCCAGTCATCAGCCGGCGTTCGACGCGGCGCTGCGCATGCTGCACCTGATTGCCGGCGTGAGCTATTACAAGGCCGGTGTGCCGCCGCGCATCGAAGTGGCCGATAGCCCGCTGGATGACGCTACGGCCGACCTGCTCGACGCGCTGTATCTGCATGGCCTGGCCGAGTTTGCCTATCGCAACGGACTGGATCTGCGAGGCCGCATCGCGTTCCCGCGCGGCGGTGCAGCGCAGCCCGCTGCCAAGGCTTTGAGCCTGCCGCAGCGTACCCTGGTGCCGATTGGTGGCGGCAAGGATTCGCTCGTAGCAGTGGAAGCTATCAAGTCCATTGGCGGCCAAGCGGCCGCGGTATGGGTGGGCAACTCGCCGCTCATCGCCGCCTGTGCCGAGCGGACCGGGTTGCCTACGCTCAATATCCAGCGCGAGCTGGCGCCGGGCCTGTTCGAGCTCAACCGCCTTGGCGCGTGGAACGGGCATATTCCGGTGACGGCGGTGAATTCCGCGATTCTGGCGGTGGCGGCCATTCTGTATGGCTACGACAGCATCGCGTTCGCCAACGAGCGCTCTGCTTCGGCGGCCACGCTGGAATACGAGGGTCAGCAGGTGAATCACCAGTGGAGCAAAGGCTATGTCTTTGAACAACTGCTGGGCGACTGGCTGCATCAGCATGTAGCAGCCGATCTCACCTATTGCTCGCTGCTGCGCCCGTATTCCGAACTGGCGGTGACGCGTGCGTTTGCCAAGCTCACGCCGTACTTCGATGTGTTCTCCAGCTGTAACCGCAACTTCAAGCTGCTCGGTCCCAAGCCGGCCGACCGTTGGTGCGGTCAGTGCCCGAAGTGCCATTTCGTGTTTCTGGCGCTGGCACCGTTCCTGGCCAAGCCGCGACTGTTGTCGATTTTTGGCCGCAATTTGCTGGACGACGACAATCTCGCGGCCGGTTTCGATGCGCTGCTGGAATACCAGGACCACAAGCCGTTCGAGTGCGTGGGCGAGGGCGCCGAAGCACGCGCTGCGATGTATGCGCTGAGTCAGCGTCCGGAATGGCAGGAAGATGCCCTGGTCGATCGCTTCCGTAGCGAGATTCTGCCGCAGCTCGACGTGAGTGAGCTGGCGCTTGAGCCGTGGCTGCAACCGTCGGGTGAACACCGGATTCCGGCACGCTTGCTGCCGGCCTTGGCGATCTTCGCGTGA
- a CDS encoding DUF5329 domain-containing protein produces MVLGRDSHAAMAIEVGVDLFKRLGMALLAIGSCGWPAMRAYAALDATGQREVAALLTFVGNSHCTFIRNGSSYSGVAARAHLQSKLEYLEHRDQINSAEEFIARAASTSSFSGKPYKVNCDGKEQLSADWLTEELLRLRQAEP; encoded by the coding sequence ATGGTGCTCGGGAGGGACTCCCATGCGGCGATGGCGATTGAGGTTGGCGTGGACCTGTTCAAGCGGCTGGGCATGGCCTTGTTGGCGATCGGCAGCTGCGGCTGGCCGGCCATGCGCGCGTATGCCGCACTGGATGCCACGGGGCAACGGGAAGTGGCAGCACTACTGACCTTTGTCGGTAACAGCCATTGCACCTTTATTCGCAACGGAAGCTCCTACAGCGGGGTCGCGGCGAGAGCGCACCTGCAGAGCAAGCTGGAATATCTGGAACACAGGGACCAGATCAACTCCGCCGAAGAGTTCATTGCACGCGCAGCCAGCACGAGCAGTTTCAGCGGCAAGCCTTACAAGGTGAATTGCGACGGCAAGGAGCAATTGTCCGCCGATTGGCTGACCGAGGAACTGTTGCGCCTGCGGCAAGCAGAACCCTGA
- a CDS encoding M13 family metallopeptidase yields MRHYRWILTAAALTSTCALAAPPAAPAAVQAPARSPSGIDLAGIDHGVKPGDDFDNFANGNWKKTAVIPADRSSTGIFLQVFQKAEQRTADLIRDTAKGNPAAGSNERKIADYYAAFMDEAAIEKRGLTPLQPQLKQIDAIHNQTDLARVLGSGLRADVDPVNATNFHTENLFGLFVSHGLVDANRNIPYLLQGGLGMPTRDYYLSSDKAMVATRDKYQAYIAALLKQAGVADAEAKAKSILDLETKIAKAHADIVDSQDVHKANNPWPAASFSQKAPGLDWNTYFKAAGLDQAKVVNAWQPQAIQGLSALVASEPLQTWKDYLTFHALNESASLLPKAYADLSFGFNSQTLQGTPKQRDRWKRGVASTNVALGDAVGQIYVKKYFPASSKQEVEQMVKNILAAFDERVDHLDWMTPATRQKAKAKLAAIKVSVGYPETWRDYGTLDIHPDDALGNQQRADKFEYQHQLAKLGQPVDRGEWWMTPQTVNAVNLPLQNALNFPAAILEAPFFDPKVDAAANYGSIGAVIGHEISHSFDNLGAEFDAQGSLANWWTPEDLAHFKAAGQQLVEQFNAYEALPGLHVNGQQTLGENIADLSGLTIAYAAYQKSLGGKPAPVVDGLTGDQRFFLAFAQSWREKVRDEAMRQRVIGNEHAPGRFRAQTVRNIDAWYDAFEPKPGQTLYLAPQDRVRIW; encoded by the coding sequence ATGCGGCACTATCGTTGGATTCTCACGGCTGCGGCCCTGACCAGCACCTGCGCCCTGGCTGCGCCCCCCGCAGCGCCTGCGGCGGTACAGGCACCGGCACGCAGCCCCAGCGGCATCGATCTGGCCGGCATCGACCATGGCGTCAAGCCGGGCGACGACTTCGACAACTTCGCCAACGGCAACTGGAAGAAGACCGCGGTGATTCCGGCGGATCGCTCGAGCACGGGCATCTTCCTGCAAGTGTTCCAGAAGGCTGAACAGCGCACCGCCGACCTGATCCGCGACACCGCCAAGGGTAACCCGGCCGCGGGCAGCAACGAGCGCAAGATCGCCGACTACTACGCCGCCTTCATGGACGAGGCCGCCATTGAGAAGCGTGGCCTGACGCCGCTGCAGCCGCAGCTGAAGCAGATTGACGCCATCCACAACCAGACCGACCTCGCTCGCGTGCTGGGCAGTGGCTTGCGCGCCGACGTGGACCCAGTCAACGCCACCAACTTCCACACCGAAAACCTGTTCGGCCTGTTCGTCTCGCACGGCCTGGTGGATGCCAACCGCAACATCCCCTATCTACTGCAAGGTGGCCTGGGCATGCCCACGCGCGACTACTACCTCTCCAGCGACAAGGCGATGGTGGCCACTCGCGACAAGTACCAGGCCTATATCGCCGCCCTGCTCAAGCAGGCCGGCGTGGCCGATGCGGAGGCCAAGGCCAAGTCCATCCTCGACCTGGAAACCAAGATCGCCAAGGCGCATGCGGACATCGTCGACAGCCAGGACGTGCACAAGGCCAACAACCCGTGGCCGGCGGCATCGTTCAGCCAGAAGGCACCGGGCCTGGACTGGAACACCTACTTCAAGGCCGCCGGCCTGGACCAGGCGAAGGTCGTCAACGCGTGGCAACCGCAGGCCATCCAGGGGCTCTCCGCGCTGGTGGCCAGCGAGCCGCTGCAGACCTGGAAGGACTACCTCACCTTCCACGCCCTCAATGAAAGCGCCAGCCTGCTACCGAAGGCCTATGCCGACCTCAGCTTCGGCTTCAACAGCCAGACCCTGCAGGGCACGCCCAAGCAGCGTGATCGCTGGAAACGCGGCGTGGCCAGCACCAATGTCGCGCTCGGCGATGCGGTGGGCCAGATCTATGTGAAGAAGTACTTCCCGGCCTCGTCGAAGCAGGAGGTCGAACAGATGGTGAAGAACATCCTCGCCGCGTTCGACGAGCGTGTGGACCATCTCGACTGGATGACGCCCGCCACGCGCCAGAAGGCCAAGGCCAAGCTTGCCGCCATCAAGGTCAGCGTCGGCTATCCGGAAACGTGGCGTGACTACGGCACGCTGGACATCCACCCCGACGATGCCTTGGGCAACCAGCAGCGCGCGGATAAGTTCGAATACCAGCACCAACTCGCCAAGCTCGGCCAGCCCGTCGATCGCGGCGAATGGTGGATGACACCGCAGACGGTGAATGCGGTGAACCTGCCGCTGCAGAACGCGCTGAACTTCCCGGCGGCCATTCTCGAAGCGCCGTTCTTCGATCCCAAGGTGGACGCGGCAGCGAACTACGGTTCGATCGGCGCCGTGATAGGCCACGAGATCAGCCACAGCTTCGACAATCTCGGCGCCGAGTTCGACGCTCAAGGCAGCCTCGCCAACTGGTGGACGCCAGAAGACCTGGCCCACTTCAAGGCCGCAGGCCAGCAACTGGTCGAGCAGTTCAATGCGTATGAGGCCCTGCCGGGTCTGCACGTCAACGGCCAGCAGACGCTGGGCGAGAACATCGCTGACCTGTCCGGCCTGACCATTGCCTACGCTGCCTACCAGAAGTCACTCGGCGGCAAGCCCGCACCGGTCGTTGATGGCCTCACCGGCGACCAGCGTTTCTTCCTCGCCTTCGCCCAATCCTGGCGCGAGAAGGTTCGCGACGAAGCGATGCGCCAGCGCGTGATCGGCAACGAACACGCACCCGGCCGCTTCCGCGCGCAGACCGTGCGCAATATCGATGCGTGGTACGACGCGTTCGAGCCGAAGCCCGGCCAGACGCTGTACCTGGCACCGCAGGATCGCGTGCGGATCTGGTAA
- the murD gene encoding UDP-N-acetylmuramoyl-L-alanine--D-glutamate ligase, translating to MRIADLAGQRVAVWGFGREGRAAITAIRARLSQLPLTLFCSESEVSAARAFDASLVVHGNEPDAIALAAFDVIVKSPGVSAYKPALLAAGEAGIRVTSGTAMWFAEHASSRVVAVTGTKGKSTTTALIAHLARSLGVRTALAGNIGMPMLELLDQSADLWAIELSSFQTGEAGPVELGVITSLYEEHLDWHGSRERYIDDKLKLADVSRQLLVNATQPFLLERTARHPNRIVFGDVAGWHVSGGFICRGKQQVFEIARLRAPGEHNALNACAALASLEAMGLDAVAAAGSLAGFRPLPHRLQPLGEWGGLVWINDSISTTPQATLAALASLDGQKITVIVGGHDRGLDWSDFCVAMQARAPHAIVAQGANGPRIAQALYEAGVETTIEEVGDLAAAVTMAKALTPAGGIVLLSPGAPSFDQFHDYAERGRRFAEWAGFDNQGIIGIDGLGIC from the coding sequence TTGCGCATCGCCGATCTCGCCGGCCAGCGGGTGGCGGTCTGGGGCTTTGGTCGCGAAGGACGCGCCGCCATCACGGCGATTCGCGCCCGCTTGTCGCAACTACCGCTGACGCTTTTCTGCAGCGAGTCGGAAGTGTCGGCGGCGAGGGCATTCGATGCGTCCCTGGTCGTGCATGGCAACGAGCCGGATGCGATTGCGCTGGCCGCGTTCGACGTGATCGTGAAGTCACCTGGCGTCTCCGCCTACAAACCTGCACTGCTGGCCGCTGGCGAAGCAGGTATCCGCGTCACTTCGGGTACCGCGATGTGGTTCGCCGAACATGCCTCGTCACGCGTCGTCGCCGTCACCGGCACCAAGGGTAAAAGCACGACCACGGCGTTGATCGCGCATCTCGCGCGCTCACTCGGCGTGCGCACGGCGCTGGCCGGCAATATCGGCATGCCGATGCTGGAGCTGCTTGATCAGTCCGCCGACCTCTGGGCGATCGAGCTGTCGAGCTTTCAGACTGGCGAGGCCGGCCCGGTCGAGCTCGGTGTGATCACCAGCCTGTACGAGGAACATCTGGACTGGCACGGCTCGCGTGAGCGTTATATCGACGACAAGCTCAAGCTTGCCGATGTCTCCAGGCAATTGCTGGTCAATGCCACTCAGCCGTTCCTGCTGGAACGCACGGCGCGACATCCGAACCGCATCGTGTTCGGCGATGTGGCGGGATGGCATGTGTCCGGTGGCTTTATATGTCGAGGTAAGCAACAGGTTTTCGAAATCGCCAGACTCCGCGCCCCGGGCGAACACAATGCGTTGAACGCCTGTGCTGCACTCGCTTCATTGGAAGCGATGGGATTGGACGCCGTGGCCGCTGCGGGATCATTGGCCGGCTTCCGGCCGCTGCCGCACCGCCTGCAGCCATTGGGTGAGTGGGGTGGCCTCGTATGGATCAACGATTCCATCAGCACCACGCCGCAGGCGACGCTTGCCGCACTCGCCAGCCTTGACGGGCAGAAAATCACGGTCATTGTCGGCGGTCATGATCGCGGCCTCGACTGGTCCGACTTCTGCGTGGCCATGCAGGCCCGCGCGCCCCACGCGATCGTTGCGCAAGGCGCTAACGGCCCCCGCATCGCCCAGGCTTTGTATGAGGCCGGCGTGGAGACCACCATCGAAGAAGTGGGCGACCTTGCCGCGGCGGTGACCATGGCCAAGGCACTCACGCCCGCAGGTGGCATCGTGCTGCTGTCTCCGGGCGCCCCTAGCTTCGACCAGTTTCATGACTACGCCGAACGCGGCCGACGTTTCGCCGAATGGGCCGGCTTCGACAACCAAGGCATCATCGGCATCGATGGCTTGGGCATCTGTTAG